One window of the Natronomonas marina genome contains the following:
- a CDS encoding bacteriorhodopsin — translation MPTPGAEQVCLWLGAVGMLVGTLYFLSDGRGVEDRRRREFYVVVVFATATAFVNYLAMAVGFGVTAVELGGRPTQVYWARYTDWMFTTPLLFVGLGLLAGATRRQLAVLVGLDGLMVVTGVLATLSTATGVYAPAGEPLVWWAVSTGVLLSLLYYLFGPLTARAAPLSAALRSTFRTLRNLVAVTWLCYPVWWLAGTGGLGATGPVVETAGFVVLDLTAKLGFGYVLLSSDEALDDAAAATDRATDTGRPAD, via the coding sequence ATGCCGACCCCTGGAGCCGAGCAGGTGTGCCTGTGGCTCGGGGCGGTCGGCATGCTGGTGGGCACCCTGTACTTCCTTTCGGACGGCCGCGGCGTCGAGGACCGTCGGCGCCGGGAGTTCTACGTCGTCGTCGTCTTCGCCACCGCCACCGCGTTCGTGAACTACCTCGCGATGGCGGTCGGGTTCGGGGTCACCGCCGTCGAACTCGGCGGCCGCCCGACCCAGGTGTACTGGGCGCGCTACACAGACTGGATGTTCACGACGCCGCTTCTGTTCGTCGGCCTCGGCCTGCTGGCCGGCGCGACGCGACGCCAACTCGCCGTCCTCGTCGGCCTCGATGGCCTGATGGTGGTCACGGGCGTGCTGGCGACGCTATCGACGGCCACCGGCGTCTACGCGCCCGCCGGGGAACCGCTGGTCTGGTGGGCCGTCTCGACGGGCGTTCTGCTCTCGCTTCTGTACTACCTGTTCGGGCCGCTCACGGCGCGGGCCGCCCCGCTGTCGGCGGCACTGCGGTCGACGTTCCGGACCCTCCGGAACCTCGTGGCGGTCACCTGGCTCTGCTATCCCGTCTGGTGGCTGGCCGGCACCGGCGGCCTCGGCGCGACCGGCCCCGTCGTCGAGACGGCCGGCTTCGTGGTCCTCGATCTGACCGCGAAACTCGGGTTCGGGTACGTCCTCCTGTCGAGCGACGAGGCGCTCGACGACGCGGCGGCGGCGACCGACCGGGCGACGGACACGGGACGCCCCGCCGACTGA
- a CDS encoding DUF84 family protein — protein sequence MRIGVGSGNPVKRRAVESVVEEGDAGPTVEAVAVDSGVSEQPTGHAETVAGAENRARNALAAGYDLGVGIEGGVAGFDGAPGLYLVMWAAAADGRRLERGAGPAIRLPVEIAERVRDGEELGPVMDDVLDETGVARGRGASGAFTSGRITRTEALGTAVAGALGPFETDLYR from the coding sequence ATGCGAATCGGCGTCGGCAGCGGGAACCCGGTCAAGCGGCGCGCGGTGGAATCGGTCGTGGAGGAGGGGGACGCCGGCCCGACCGTCGAGGCCGTCGCCGTCGACTCGGGGGTGAGCGAACAGCCGACCGGCCACGCCGAGACGGTCGCCGGGGCGGAGAACCGCGCGCGGAACGCCCTCGCGGCGGGGTACGACCTCGGCGTCGGCATCGAGGGCGGCGTCGCCGGGTTCGACGGGGCTCCGGGGCTGTACCTCGTCATGTGGGCCGCGGCGGCCGACGGCCGGCGACTGGAACGCGGCGCCGGGCCCGCCATCCGCCTGCCGGTGGAAATCGCCGAACGGGTCCGGGACGGCGAGGAGCTGGGACCCGTGATGGACGACGTCCTCGACGAGACGGGCGTGGCGCGCGGCCGGGGGGCGTCCGGCGCGTTCACCAGCGGACGGATCACCCGCACGGAGGCGCTGGGGACCGCCGTCGCGGGTGCGCTCGGTCCCTTCGAGACCGACCTGTACCGCTGA
- a CDS encoding branched-chain amino acid ABC transporter permease, giving the protein MVALLVAYPLVYQFLVGLSVVLPGTGIPLGQLLNVFLPRVTTMVAVLYIGLFAMSFDFVSGYTGYLSFGHAMFYGIGAYFVVLAGSGKVPGLAAETPFLLLLLVGAVLAFIVALAVGAVSFRLTGVYFAMVTLGFAEVARVFIQNWDYVGSNPRDGASVAAGREGFAVGYPGLPDFLGGLPGVIADPRQVRLGRLTGDSFENVLGLGIDLEPAFVSYYAIGVVVLVCYLAMQRVIHSPFGRVMVAIRENEERAEAVGYDTFWYKLGAFGLSGFFAAVGGGLFAGYRRSVAPSNTFDLFVTADALLASIIGGFGTLAGPLYGHLFHETTAGVLSTESHGLARFLRDELPASVLSAGVGDFTLLRFVNVFVDGRADLYLGVVFILFVLFVPRGILGTLRARLGGTVAEKLPERLDRYRR; this is encoded by the coding sequence GTGGTCGCGCTCCTGGTCGCCTACCCGCTCGTCTACCAGTTCCTCGTCGGCCTGTCGGTCGTCCTTCCGGGAACCGGTATCCCGCTGGGACAGCTACTCAACGTCTTCCTGCCGCGCGTGACGACGATGGTCGCGGTGCTGTACATCGGCCTCTTTGCGATGAGTTTCGACTTCGTCAGCGGCTATACGGGCTATCTCTCCTTCGGCCACGCGATGTTCTACGGCATCGGTGCCTACTTCGTCGTCCTGGCCGGGTCCGGGAAGGTGCCCGGCCTGGCGGCGGAGACGCCGTTCCTGCTGCTGCTCCTCGTCGGCGCGGTCCTGGCCTTCATCGTGGCCCTGGCGGTCGGCGCCGTCTCCTTCCGGCTGACGGGCGTCTACTTCGCCATGGTGACGCTGGGCTTCGCGGAGGTGGCCCGCGTGTTCATCCAGAACTGGGACTACGTCGGCTCGAACCCCCGGGACGGCGCCAGCGTGGCCGCGGGCCGAGAGGGGTTCGCGGTCGGCTACCCCGGTCTCCCCGACTTCCTGGGCGGGCTCCCCGGCGTGATAGCCGACCCGCGACAGGTCCGCCTGGGACGGCTCACCGGCGACAGCTTCGAGAACGTCCTCGGTCTCGGCATCGACCTCGAACCGGCGTTCGTCTCCTACTACGCCATCGGCGTCGTCGTCCTGGTGTGCTACCTGGCGATGCAGCGGGTCATCCACTCGCCGTTCGGCCGGGTGATGGTCGCCATCCGCGAAAACGAGGAGCGCGCCGAGGCCGTCGGCTACGACACCTTCTGGTACAAGCTCGGCGCCTTCGGCCTCAGCGGCTTCTTCGCGGCCGTCGGCGGCGGTCTCTTCGCGGGCTACCGTCGGTCCGTGGCGCCGTCGAACACCTTCGACCTCTTCGTCACCGCCGACGCGCTGCTCGCGTCCATCATCGGCGGCTTCGGAACGCTCGCCGGCCCGCTGTACGGCCACCTGTTCCACGAGACCACCGCGGGCGTCCTCTCGACGGAATCGCACGGACTGGCCCGGTTCCTCCGGGACGAACTGCCCGCGAGCGTCCTCTCGGCCGGCGTCGGGGACTTCACGCTGCTCCGGTTCGTCAACGTCTTCGTCGACGGCCGGGCCGACCTCTATCTCGGCGTGGTGTTCATCCTCTTCGTCCTGTTCGTGCCGCGGGGCATCCTCGGCACGCTCCGGGCCCGCCTCGGCGGCACCGTCGCCGAGAAACTGCCCGAACGGCTCGACCGCTACCGCCGATAG
- a CDS encoding branched-chain amino acid ABC transporter permease yields the protein MTAAVAAVDAVPLFAPVDIGIRAVSKAALYIVIASGLSLIFGLMGVLNFAHGSLTMIGAYLGGAIMVAAVSSGTSGIARFALFFVAVAAVFAVLTAFGAGVELALIRPIYDREPLFQILLTFGLVLVLDEAARIVVTLAGLQPQTTWQDAVGTAPAFFARRYEILGVNTRWALFAFEALVGLLLVVGVFLFLNRTRYGLYIRAGSEDPEMTQALGIDIRRAFTVVFGVGAGLAGMAGVLLMWDPRFGATVPLSVETLLIAFIVVIIGGLGSFKGTVVAGMLVGLVDALMSWLFINVVDFPGLPELVLFAVLVTVLIVRPTGLFGVEEVGGH from the coding sequence ATGACGGCCGCCGTCGCAGCCGTCGACGCCGTGCCGCTGTTTGCGCCCGTCGACATCGGCATCCGCGCCGTCTCGAAGGCCGCACTCTACATCGTCATCGCCAGCGGGCTCAGCCTCATCTTCGGGCTGATGGGCGTGCTGAACTTCGCACACGGCTCGCTGACGATGATCGGCGCCTACCTCGGCGGGGCCATCATGGTCGCGGCGGTGTCCTCGGGGACGAGCGGGATCGCGCGGTTCGCCCTGTTCTTCGTCGCCGTCGCGGCCGTCTTCGCCGTGCTGACGGCCTTCGGCGCCGGCGTCGAACTCGCGCTCATCCGGCCCATCTACGACCGGGAGCCGCTGTTCCAGATACTGCTCACCTTCGGACTGGTGCTGGTGCTCGACGAGGCGGCCCGCATCGTCGTCACGCTGGCCGGCCTCCAGCCACAGACGACGTGGCAGGACGCCGTCGGGACCGCACCCGCGTTCTTCGCCCGCCGCTACGAGATTCTGGGCGTGAACACCCGCTGGGCGCTGTTCGCCTTCGAGGCGCTCGTCGGCCTGTTGCTCGTCGTCGGCGTCTTCCTGTTCCTCAACCGGACGCGGTACGGGCTCTACATCCGCGCCGGCAGCGAGGACCCCGAGATGACCCAGGCGCTCGGCATCGACATCCGGCGGGCCTTCACCGTCGTCTTCGGCGTCGGCGCCGGACTGGCGGGGATGGCCGGCGTCCTCCTGATGTGGGACCCCCGGTTCGGCGCGACCGTCCCGCTGAGCGTCGAGACGCTGCTGATCGCGTTCATCGTCGTCATCATCGGCGGCCTGGGCTCGTTCAAGGGCACCGTCGTCGCCGGCATGCTGGTCGGCCTCGTCGACGCGCTGATGTCGTGGCTGTTCATCAACGTCGTCGACTTCCCCGGCCTGCCGGAACTGGTGCTGTTCGCCGTGCTCGTGACCGTCCTGATCGTCCGCCCGACCGGTCTCTTCGGCGTCGAGGAGGTGGGCGGCCATTAG
- a CDS encoding ABC transporter ATP-binding protein, which yields MSLLEVDDVHSYYDESHVLQGVSLSVEAGETVALIGRNGVGKTTTLRSILQLTPPRRGTVTYDGVDVTGRPTHEVARMGIGWVPEERRMFSHLTVDENIRIATPPDASVQTAFETAYDAFPDLADHRGREAGDLSGGQQQMVAIARGLVGDNDTLLVDEPSEGLAPQIVEAVADALSTVATETTVLLVEQNFPLAMDLADRFYLLDHGTVVESGSTEDVTRDDETIRRYLSA from the coding sequence ATGAGCCTGCTGGAGGTCGACGATGTCCACAGCTACTACGACGAAAGCCACGTCCTGCAGGGCGTCTCGCTGTCCGTCGAGGCCGGCGAAACGGTCGCGCTCATCGGCCGCAACGGCGTCGGCAAGACGACGACGCTGCGCTCGATCCTCCAGTTGACGCCGCCGCGCCGGGGCACCGTCACCTACGACGGCGTCGACGTCACCGGCCGGCCGACCCACGAGGTCGCCCGCATGGGCATCGGCTGGGTGCCCGAGGAGCGGCGAATGTTCTCGCACCTGACCGTCGACGAGAACATCCGCATCGCCACGCCGCCCGACGCGTCCGTCCAGACCGCCTTCGAGACGGCCTACGACGCGTTCCCGGACCTGGCCGACCACCGGGGCCGGGAGGCGGGCGACCTCTCGGGCGGCCAACAGCAGATGGTCGCCATCGCGCGCGGGCTGGTCGGGGACAACGACACGCTGCTCGTGGACGAACCGAGCGAGGGACTGGCGCCGCAGATCGTCGAGGCCGTCGCCGACGCGCTGTCGACGGTCGCCACCGAGACGACGGTGCTGCTCGTCGAGCAGAACTTCCCGCTGGCGATGGACCTCGCGGACCGGTTCTACCTGCTGGACCACGGGACCGTCGTCGAGTCGGGATCGACCGAGGACGTCACCCGCGACGACGAGACCATCCGGAGGTACCTCTCGGCATGA
- a CDS encoding ABC transporter ATP-binding protein translates to MVLRTNGLTKRFGGVTAVDDVDFELGEECCSLIGPNGAGKTTFFNLLTGVLSPSAGTVEYRGSGDYVDITDYDPHETALAGIHRSYQITNIFAASTVLENVRIAAQAHGDGDAWRAWRNVDAFPEYEREAYDILDRVGLADDADAVAETLSHGEKRNLEVAIALAGDPDVLLLDEPTAGVSSDGIGALTDLVEDIAEDHAVLLVEHNMDVVMEVSDRIAVLHQGSLIADDDPTAVRNSERVQDAYLGGYERGEATGGDAAGGEAA, encoded by the coding sequence ATGGTGCTTCGAACGAACGGACTCACGAAGCGCTTCGGCGGCGTCACCGCGGTCGACGACGTCGACTTCGAACTCGGCGAGGAGTGCTGTTCGCTCATCGGCCCCAACGGCGCCGGCAAGACGACGTTCTTCAACCTCCTGACGGGGGTGCTGTCGCCGTCGGCCGGCACCGTCGAGTACCGCGGTTCGGGCGACTACGTCGACATCACCGACTACGACCCCCACGAGACGGCGCTCGCCGGCATCCACCGCTCCTACCAGATAACGAACATTTTCGCGGCCTCGACGGTGCTGGAGAACGTCCGCATCGCCGCCCAGGCCCACGGCGACGGCGACGCCTGGCGGGCCTGGCGCAACGTCGACGCCTTCCCGGAGTACGAGCGGGAGGCCTACGACATCCTCGACCGGGTGGGACTGGCCGACGACGCCGACGCGGTCGCGGAGACGCTCAGCCACGGCGAGAAGCGCAACCTCGAGGTCGCCATCGCGCTGGCCGGCGACCCCGACGTACTCCTGCTCGACGAACCGACGGCGGGCGTCTCCAGCGACGGCATCGGCGCGCTGACCGACCTCGTCGAGGACATCGCCGAGGACCACGCCGTCCTGCTCGTCGAGCACAACATGGACGTGGTGATGGAAGTCTCCGACCGCATCGCCGTCCTCCACCAGGGATCGCTCATCGCGGACGACGACCCGACGGCCGTCCGGAACAGCGAGCGCGTCCAGGACGCCTACCTCGGCGGCTACGAGCGCGGCGAGGCGACGGGCGGGGACGCCGCCGGGGGTGAGGCCGCATGA
- a CDS encoding ABC transporter substrate-binding protein translates to MARNQTRRQWIKAAAAGTVGIGLAGCTGNGNGNGNGNGNGDGNGNGDGTDTGTTTGDAGASGTVKIGVMQPLTGDLQYYGQQSLWGFLSGLAYKYDQDPLDVAQAGTQTVEAGDVTYELVIENSEFSPDTAQTVAQDLVLDEEVDMLFGVASSDGARRVIETVVLEANVPYVAGPAASAGITSSSEFCNELLFRASENTAMDARSGGRYVAQETDVERVFIMAADYSFGRAVASNYRSVLESEGIEIVGERFVPRGTGTGDFEGLYSNAVEADADAVIGGFTVVTLPAFLETGLSGDYGLRMFGGFATEISTAAVGGVAQRVLGEGFTAQDIRDAQLGPFTTRYHWNQYDNEINDAFVESYTSTYGKVPDLFTSGTFAAASSIAQAVETGGSTEGADIAAEMRGMTIAETPKGEDAYTYQEYNNQARSAMTVAYPVPNDEESWNAPIKPGEPLARIPAEQTTLPADDPDMNCSL, encoded by the coding sequence ATGGCGAGGAACCAGACACGACGCCAGTGGATCAAGGCCGCCGCGGCAGGCACGGTCGGCATCGGGCTGGCCGGCTGTACGGGGAACGGCAACGGGAACGGTAACGGTAACGGAAACGGTGACGGGAACGGAAACGGTGACGGCACGGACACCGGCACCACCACCGGCGACGCGGGCGCCTCCGGCACGGTCAAGATCGGGGTCATGCAGCCGCTGACGGGTGACCTCCAGTACTACGGCCAGCAGTCCCTGTGGGGGTTCCTCTCGGGGCTGGCCTACAAGTACGACCAGGATCCGCTGGACGTCGCCCAGGCCGGCACCCAGACCGTCGAGGCCGGCGACGTGACCTACGAACTGGTCATCGAGAACTCGGAGTTCAGCCCGGACACCGCCCAGACGGTCGCCCAGGACCTCGTGCTGGACGAGGAGGTCGACATGCTGTTCGGCGTCGCCTCCTCGGACGGCGCCAGACGCGTCATCGAGACCGTCGTGCTGGAGGCAAACGTCCCGTACGTCGCCGGGCCGGCGGCGTCGGCCGGCATCACCTCCAGCAGCGAGTTCTGCAACGAACTCCTCTTCCGCGCCAGCGAGAACACGGCGATGGACGCCCGCTCCGGCGGCCGATACGTCGCCCAGGAGACCGACGTCGAGCGCGTGTTCATCATGGCCGCCGACTACTCGTTCGGTCGCGCCGTCGCGTCGAACTACCGGAGCGTCCTCGAGAGCGAGGGCATCGAGATCGTCGGCGAGCGGTTCGTCCCCCGGGGGACCGGCACCGGCGACTTCGAGGGGCTCTACAGCAACGCCGTCGAGGCCGACGCCGACGCCGTCATCGGCGGCTTCACCGTCGTCACGCTGCCGGCGTTCCTCGAGACGGGGCTGTCGGGCGACTACGGGCTCCGGATGTTCGGCGGCTTCGCAACCGAGATATCGACCGCCGCCGTCGGCGGCGTCGCACAGCGGGTGCTCGGCGAGGGGTTCACCGCCCAGGACATCCGCGACGCCCAGCTCGGCCCGTTCACCACGCGGTACCACTGGAACCAGTACGACAACGAGATCAACGACGCCTTCGTCGAGAGCTACACCTCGACGTACGGCAAGGTGCCGGACCTCTTCACGTCGGGCACCTTCGCTGCGGCCTCCTCCATCGCCCAGGCCGTCGAGACCGGCGGGTCGACCGAGGGCGCCGACATCGCCGCCGAGATGCGCGGGATGACCATCGCCGAGACGCCGAAGGGCGAGGACGCCTACACCTACCAGGAGTACAACAACCAGGCTCGCTCGGCGATGACCGTCGCCTACCCGGTTCCCAACGACGAGGAGAGCTGGAACGCGCCCATCAAGCCCGGCGAACCGCTGGCGCGCATCCCCGCCGAGCAGACCACGCTCCCGGCCGACGACCCGGACATGAACTGTTCGCTGTAA